Below is a window of Mycolicibacterium chitae DNA.
GCCGCATCGCGATCGTCGGCGTCATCGGGTTACCCGCGGGCTGGGCTGCCTACGCGGTGATGTCCGGACCCATCTGGCAGTACTTCGCGATCACGGTCGCGATGATCGCGCTGGGCGTGGCGACCACTCCGGCCATCTACAGCCGCATCGTCGCGACCTGTTTCGACAAGATGCGCGGGCTGGCGCTGGCGATCGCGATCTCGGGCCCGCCGCTGCTCGGCGCCCTGGGGGCGCCGGTGGTCGACGCGGTCAATCGCGACCACGGCTGGCGCGCGGGATGCCTGCTCATCGCCGGGACCATCGCCGTCGTCGGGGCCGCGGCGCTGTTGCTGCTGCCCGCCGAGGACCCGGCCGTGCGACGGGACCGACGCGCCGCCCACACCGGTCAGGACTACCGGGTGATCGCCCGCAGCGCGGTCTTCTGGATCCTGTTGGGCGGGGTGCTGCTGTGCAACCTCTACCACACGATCACCACCACCCAGCTCGGCGTCGTGCTCGGCGACTCGGTGGGGTCCGGGGAGGCCGTGGCCCTGCTGGTGTCGATCTTCGCCGGCGCCGTGATCGTCGGGCGCTTCGTCTGCGGGGTGGCCCTGGACCGGCTGCCGCCGCATTTGGTGGCCGCGGTGGCGATGGCGCTGCCCGGCGTCGGTTGCCTGATCATCGCGACCTCCTGGGACACCTTCACCGCGCTGGTGCTGGCGGTGTGCTGCCTGGGTGCGGCCTGGGGCGCCGAGGGTGACGTCATCGCCTACCTGGTGGCCCGGCGCTTCTCGCTGAAGATCTACAGCACCGTGCTCAGCATCCTCTCGGCGGCCATCGGGGTGTCCTCGGCGCTGGGTGCGGTGATCCTGAGCCGCACCCTGCAAAGCAGCCAGAGTTTCAACGGGTTCCTGATCTTCGCCGGGGTCGCCGCCTTCGTCGGCGGTGCGCTGTTCTTGCTGCTGGGGCGCCTCGGCCGGGTCACCCTGGACACTCCCGAGACCGTGAGCGACGCCGCGGGCCCGGGCACAACCTGATCGGCGGGGCTCAGCCCGGCGCCGCGCGCCACTGGTCGACCACCGGGGCGAGCGCGTCGAGCAGCATCGGCAATTGGGGTGCCATCGCCAGGGCCGCCACGGCGGCCAACCGGCCCGCGGCCTCGGTCACCCGCAACACCTGGTCGTCGAGGCGGCGCAGCCCCAGTTCGACCGCGGTCTGGTTGTAGGCCTCGATCCCGTCCGGGCCGGCCATTGCCAGATCGGATTCCACGGCCCCCGAAGTCACCATCTCGAAGTCGGACCACAGATCGCCGTCCGCGGTGCCGATGATGGGAAACGTAGCGCGGCGGACTGTGGGCTTCAGCGCCTGGGGGTGAGCGTGTCAGGTGTGGGGTTGGGGTGGTCATTGGTGTCTGTGTTCTGGTGTGTTGCTGTGTTAGGTAGGCGCAGTCTGTCTGATGTTGTCGGCGATGGGTGTTACGTTTCGGTCGAACGTGAATAGCGCGTTCGAGCGTGCGTATCGCGTGGTGTGGTGTCCGAAGTAACGCCGGAAGGTGATCGGGGGTCGGAGGGAAGTTCGGCGTGGACGAACTCGTATTTCGTGGCCACCGTGGGCGGGGCGTCGTTGTCGGTGATCAATGGCTATGTCGAGTGGCAGAAGGTTCGTTGAACGATGTTGACGGGGCGGCGGTTTCGGGTCGAGTTCACCGACGAACAAGTCGAATACGCTGAGCGGATCGGGGCGGCGTGCCGGGCGGTCTGGAACACCGGGCTCGAGCAGCGTCGTGAGTATCGCCGTCGTGGGGCGTGGATGAACTATCAGTCTCAGGCCAAGGAGTTGGCCGAAGCGAAGACTGAGCATTCGTGGTTGAAAGCTGTTCCGGGGCATTGTTTGCAGCAGACCTTGATGGACTTGGATCGGGCGTGTCGTGAGCGTGGCACCTTCAGGGTGCGGTGGCGATCAGGGCGTCGGTGGTCGCCGTCGTTCCGGTTCCCCGAGGGCAACAAGATGGCCGTGGAGAAGCTCAA
It encodes the following:
- a CDS encoding MFS transporter, with the translated sequence MSYLGELRTNWRPLAAATAGLSAGLSLTAYTNAVMAPQFLAEFGWSRSEFALTGVIALLTFVFLPVYGRLTDLFGVRRIAIVGVIGLPAGWAAYAVMSGPIWQYFAITVAMIALGVATTPAIYSRIVATCFDKMRGLALAIAISGPPLLGALGAPVVDAVNRDHGWRAGCLLIAGTIAVVGAAALLLLPAEDPAVRRDRRAAHTGQDYRVIARSAVFWILLGGVLLCNLYHTITTTQLGVVLGDSVGSGEAVALLVSIFAGAVIVGRFVCGVALDRLPPHLVAAVAMALPGVGCLIIATSWDTFTALVLAVCCLGAAWGAEGDVIAYLVARRFSLKIYSTVLSILSAAIGVSSALGAVILSRTLQSSQSFNGFLIFAGVAAFVGGALFLLLGRLGRVTLDTPETVSDAAGPGTT